Proteins from a genomic interval of Candidatus Binataceae bacterium:
- a CDS encoding LysR family transcriptional regulator: MPREDFNNLFAFLAVARERSFTKAAAKLGVSQSALSHTIRGFEKRLGLRLLTRTTRSVSPTEAGERLLQTVGPRFDEIETELVGLSELREKPAGTIRITATEHATNTILWPRLAKLLPDYPDIKVEIIVEQNLIDIVTERYDAGVRSGEQVAKDMIAVRIGPDRRMAVVGAPSYFARRPLPKRPQDLIAHNCINLRLPTLGGLYAWEFERGRRQLKVRVEGQLVFSGTLQMLNAALAGSGLAYVPEDVAEPYLAKGRLKRVLEDWCPPFSGYHLYYPSRRQTTPAFALVVQALRYGVSGPTPSKTRTAAESQRGR, from the coding sequence ATGCCGCGCGAAGACTTTAACAACCTCTTTGCCTTCCTCGCGGTCGCGCGAGAGCGGAGCTTTACCAAAGCCGCCGCAAAGCTCGGGGTGTCACAATCGGCGCTGAGCCATACCATCCGGGGATTTGAGAAACGCCTGGGTCTTCGACTGCTGACTCGCACCACACGCAGCGTCTCCCCGACGGAGGCGGGCGAGCGCCTGCTTCAGACGGTGGGCCCGCGCTTCGATGAAATCGAGACCGAACTCGTGGGGTTGAGTGAACTGCGGGAAAAGCCCGCCGGGACAATTCGGATCACCGCCACCGAGCATGCTACTAATACGATCCTCTGGCCCAGGCTTGCCAAACTCCTGCCGGACTATCCGGATATAAAGGTCGAGATCATCGTCGAACAGAACCTGATCGATATCGTCACCGAGCGCTATGACGCCGGCGTGCGCAGTGGCGAGCAGGTGGCCAAAGACATGATCGCGGTGCGTATCGGCCCGGACCGGCGCATGGCGGTGGTCGGTGCGCCTTCCTACTTCGCGCGGCGGCCGCTGCCCAAAAGGCCACAGGACCTGATCGCTCATAACTGCATCAATTTACGCCTACCGACCCTCGGCGGCCTCTATGCATGGGAGTTCGAGAGAGGCCGGCGCCAACTGAAAGTGCGCGTCGAAGGCCAGCTCGTCTTTAGCGGGACGCTCCAGATGCTTAACGCGGCGCTGGCCGGATCCGGTCTGGCCTACGTGCCCGAGGACGTGGCGGAACCCTACCTCGCCAAGGGTCGTCTAAAGCGAGTGCTCGAGGATTGGTGCCCTCCGTTTTCGGGCTACCATCTTTACTACCCGAGCCGCCGCCAAACCACCCCGGCCTTTGCCTTGGTAGTCCAGGCACTCCGCTACGGGGTGAGCGGGCCGACCCCATCGAAAACGAGAACTGCAGCGGAATCTCAGCGGGGACGCTAA